Proteins from a single region of Streptococcus oralis:
- the thrS gene encoding threonine--tRNA ligase, producing the protein MIKITFPDGAVREFESGVTTFEIAQSISNSLAKKALAGKFNGKLIDTTRAITEDGSIEIVTPDHEDALPILRHSAAHLFAQAARRLFPDIHLGVGPAIEDGFYYDTDNTAGQISNEDLPRIEEEMQKIVKENFPSIREEVSKDEAREIFKNDPYKLELIEEHSEDEGGLTIYRQGEYVDLCRGPHVPSTGRIQIFHLLHVAGAYWRGNSDNAMMQRIYGTAWFDKKDLKNFLQMREEAKERDHRKLGKELDLFMISQEVGQGLPFWLPNGATIRRELERYIVDKEIAAGYQHVYTPPIASVELYKTSGHWDHYREDMFPTMDMGDGEEFVLRPMNCPHHIEVYKHHVHSYRELPIRIAEIGMMHRYEKSGALTGLQRVREMSLNDGHTFVAPEQIEEEFKKILQLIIDVYEDFNLTDYRFRLSYRDPEDKHKYFDNDEMWENAQRMLKAAMDDMELDYFEAEGEAAFYGPKLDIQVKTALGKEETLSTIQLDFLLPERFDLKYVGADGEEHRPVMIHRGVISTMERFTAILIENYKGAFPTWLAPHQVTLIPVSNEKHVDYAWEVAKKLRDRGVRADVDERNEKMQFKIRASQTSKIPYQLIVGDKEMEDGTVNVRRYGQKETQTVSVDDFVQAILADIANKSRVEK; encoded by the coding sequence ATGATTAAGATTACTTTCCCAGATGGCGCTGTTCGTGAATTCGAATCTGGCGTTACTACTTTTGAAATTGCCCAATCTATCAGCAATTCCCTAGCTAAAAAAGCCTTGGCTGGTAAATTCAACGGCAAACTCATTGACACGACTCGTGCTATCACTGAAGATGGAAGCATCGAAATCGTGACACCTGATCACGAAGACGCCCTTCCAATCTTGCGTCACTCAGCGGCTCACTTGTTTGCCCAAGCAGCTCGTCGCCTCTTCCCAGATATTCACTTGGGTGTTGGTCCAGCTATTGAAGATGGCTTCTACTACGATACAGACAATACTGCTGGTCAAATCTCTAACGAAGACCTGCCTCGTATCGAAGAAGAAATGCAAAAGATCGTCAAAGAAAACTTCCCTTCTATTCGTGAGGAAGTATCGAAAGATGAAGCGCGTGAAATCTTCAAAAACGACCCTTACAAGTTGGAATTGATTGAAGAACACTCTGAAGACGAGGGTGGTTTGACTATCTACCGTCAGGGCGAATACGTGGACCTCTGCCGTGGACCTCACGTTCCGTCAACAGGCCGTATCCAAATCTTCCACCTTCTCCATGTAGCAGGTGCTTACTGGCGTGGAAATAGCGACAATGCGATGATGCAACGGATCTACGGTACAGCTTGGTTTGACAAAAAAGACTTGAAGAACTTCCTTCAAATGCGTGAAGAAGCCAAAGAACGTGACCACCGTAAACTTGGTAAAGAGCTTGATCTCTTCATGATTTCACAAGAAGTCGGACAAGGTTTACCATTCTGGTTACCAAACGGAGCCACTATCCGTCGTGAATTGGAGCGCTACATTGTTGACAAGGAAATCGCTGCAGGCTACCAACATGTTTACACTCCACCAATTGCCTCAGTGGAACTCTATAAAACTTCTGGTCACTGGGATCACTACCGTGAAGATATGTTCCCAACTATGGACATGGGAGACGGTGAAGAGTTTGTCCTCCGCCCAATGAACTGTCCTCACCATATCGAAGTTTATAAACACCATGTACACTCATACCGTGAATTACCAATCCGTATCGCTGAGATTGGCATGATGCACCGATATGAAAAATCTGGCGCCCTTACAGGCCTTCAACGTGTACGTGAAATGTCCCTAAATGATGGTCATACTTTTGTAGCTCCAGAACAAATTGAGGAAGAATTCAAGAAAATTCTTCAATTGATTATCGACGTGTATGAAGACTTTAATTTGACAGATTACCGTTTCCGCTTGTCTTATCGTGACCCAGAAGATAAACACAAATACTTTGACAACGATGAGATGTGGGAAAATGCACAACGCATGTTGAAAGCAGCTATGGATGATATGGAACTGGACTACTTTGAAGCTGAAGGTGAAGCAGCCTTCTACGGACCAAAACTAGATATCCAGGTTAAAACTGCCCTTGGAAAAGAAGAAACCCTTTCTACTATCCAGCTTGACTTCTTGCTTCCAGAACGCTTCGACCTCAAATATGTTGGAGCTGATGGCGAAGAGCACCGTCCAGTTATGATCCACCGTGGAGTTATCTCAACTATGGAACGCTTCACGGCTATCTTGATTGAGAACTACAAGGGTGCCTTCCCAACATGGCTTGCACCACACCAAGTAACCCTCATCCCAGTATCTAACGAAAAACACGTGGACTACGCTTGGGAAGTGGCTAAGAAACTCCGTGACCGCGGTGTCCGTGCAGATGTAGATGAGCGCAATGAAAAAATGCAGTTCAAGATCCGTGCTTCACAAACCAGCAAGATTCCTTACCAATTGATTGTTGGGGATAAGGAAATGGAAGACGGAACAGTCAATGTTCGTCGCTATGGCCAAAAAGAAACACAAACTGTCTCAGTTGATGACTTTGTGCAAGCTATCCTTGCTGATATCGCCAACAAATCTCGTGTTGAGAAATAA
- a CDS encoding DUF389 domain-containing protein has product MTGNYSTREYREKLYDDLHVRLRDTVILMCAIFIASIGLNMNSTAVIIGAMLISPLMTSIVGLGFGLAIFDTRLIKQSLEVLFTQVLVSLLVSALYFWISPLSYESSELIARTSPTIWDVLIAIAGGIAGVIGSRKKEANNIVPGVAIATALMPPICTAGYGLANGNVRFLFGALYLFLINCVFIMLTNIVGTRILMRKSPLSSFKELNIKMRIGLISLIVLLVLPASYSAVTLTIDQARKEGIKQFIAKEFANHTVINQVYKSRNNELVLTVVGDPISDEELETLHQKQASYGIQSVQLKINQVHNSTKLDSDTTKEFYETINKYIDQKLSEKDSQKDLVKENEADKD; this is encoded by the coding sequence ATGACCGGAAACTATTCAACACGTGAATACCGTGAGAAATTATATGATGATCTTCATGTTCGATTAAGAGATACAGTGATTTTGATGTGTGCGATTTTTATTGCCTCTATCGGCCTAAATATGAATTCAACAGCTGTCATTATTGGAGCCATGCTGATTTCCCCTCTTATGACATCGATTGTTGGACTCGGATTTGGTTTAGCTATTTTTGATACGCGTTTAATCAAGCAATCTCTAGAGGTTTTATTTACTCAAGTATTGGTTAGCTTGCTTGTCTCGGCTCTGTATTTCTGGATTTCTCCCTTATCTTATGAAAGTAGCGAACTGATTGCACGAACCTCTCCAACCATTTGGGATGTTCTCATTGCTATTGCTGGTGGGATAGCAGGTGTAATTGGATCAAGGAAAAAAGAAGCAAACAATATCGTGCCAGGAGTAGCCATTGCAACAGCTCTGATGCCACCTATCTGTACTGCAGGCTATGGTTTAGCTAATGGAAATGTACGATTTTTATTTGGAGCTCTCTATCTTTTCTTGATCAATTGTGTCTTTATCATGCTAACCAACATTGTTGGAACAAGAATTTTGATGAGGAAATCTCCCTTAAGTTCATTTAAAGAGCTAAATATTAAAATGAGAATTGGGTTGATATCCTTGATTGTATTATTGGTTCTTCCAGCCAGCTATTCAGCAGTCACTCTGACGATAGATCAAGCGAGAAAAGAAGGAATCAAACAGTTTATAGCAAAAGAGTTCGCCAATCACACGGTCATTAATCAAGTCTACAAGTCAAGGAACAATGAATTGGTCTTGACGGTTGTTGGAGATCCGATTTCAGACGAAGAATTAGAAACGCTCCATCAAAAACAAGCCTCTTACGGTATTCAATCTGTTCAATTGAAAATCAATCAAGTTCATAATTCGACAAAATTAGACAGTGATACGACCAAGGAATTTTATGAAACCATTAACAAGTATATCGATCAAAAACTCTCTGAAAAGGATTCACAAAAAGATCTCGTAAAAGAAAATGAAGCAGATAAGGATTGA
- a CDS encoding HAMP domain-containing histidine kinase: MLDWKSFFLAYLRSRSRVFAYIFSLGFLVLLFQFLFASLGTYFLYFFLLSSFLTFLFLAWDIFAEAQVYRQEILYAERNPKSPLECALAEKLEERESELYQKKSEAQSKLTDLLDYYTLWVHQIKTPIAASRLLVAEVSDRDVKQQLEQEIFKIDSYTNLVLQYLRLESFHDDLVFEQVQVEDLIKEMVRKYALFFIQKGLAVNLHDLDKTIVTDKKWLLVVIEQILSNSLKYTKEGGLEIYMEGQELCIKDTGIGIKNSDVLRVFERGFSGYNGRLTQQSSGLGLYLSKKISEELGHQIRIESEVGKGTIVRIQFAQVNLVLE; this comes from the coding sequence ATGCTTGATTGGAAATCATTTTTTCTAGCCTATCTGCGTTCTCGCAGTCGCGTTTTTGCCTATATTTTTTCATTAGGCTTTCTCGTCCTTCTCTTTCAGTTTTTATTTGCTAGTCTAGGAACTTATTTTCTTTATTTCTTTCTGCTCAGTAGTTTTTTGACCTTCTTATTTTTGGCTTGGGATATATTTGCAGAAGCTCAGGTTTACCGGCAGGAAATACTCTATGCTGAGAGAAATCCCAAGTCTCCTCTGGAATGTGCGCTAGCAGAAAAGCTCGAAGAGCGTGAGTCTGAATTGTACCAAAAGAAGTCGGAAGCGCAGAGCAAGCTGACGGATTTGCTTGATTACTACACCTTATGGGTTCACCAAATCAAGACCCCTATTGCAGCGAGTCGCCTTTTAGTAGCAGAAGTTTCTGATCGGGATGTCAAGCAGCAACTGGAACAGGAAATCTTCAAGATTGACTCCTATACCAATCTGGTTTTGCAGTACTTACGTTTAGAGAGTTTTCACGATGATTTGGTATTTGAACAGGTTCAAGTGGAGGACTTGATCAAGGAGATGGTTCGTAAGTACGCACTTTTCTTTATTCAGAAGGGGCTAGCAGTCAATCTACATGATCTCGACAAAACTATCGTGACCGATAAGAAGTGGCTGTTGGTCGTCATTGAACAAATCCTCTCAAACAGTCTCAAGTACACCAAGGAAGGTGGGTTAGAGATTTATATGGAAGGTCAGGAGCTCTGTATCAAGGATACGGGAATCGGGATTAAAAACAGCGATGTGCTCCGAGTCTTTGAACGTGGCTTTTCAGGATACAATGGGCGTTTGACCCAGCAGTCATCTGGACTTGGCCTCTATCTATCTAAGAAAATTTCTGAAGAACTGGGTCATCAAATTCGTATCGAGTCTGAGGTTGGAAAAGGAACGATAGTGCGGATTCAGTTTGCTCAAGTGAACTTAGTCCTTGAGTGA
- a CDS encoding response regulator transcription factor has protein sequence MHKILLVEDDQVIRQQVGKLLSEWGFEVVLVEDFMEVLSLFVQSEPHLVLMDIGLPLFNGYHWCQEIRKISKVPIMFLSSRDQAMDIVMAINMGADDFVTKPFDQQVLLAKVQGLLRRSYEFGRDESLLEYAGVILNTKSMDLHYQGEVLSLTKNEFQILRVLFEHAGNIVARDDLMRELWNSDFFIDDNTLSVNVARLRKKLEEQGLAGFIETKKGIGYGLKHA, from the coding sequence ATGCACAAGATTTTACTAGTAGAAGATGACCAAGTTATTCGGCAACAAGTTGGGAAATTGCTCTCTGAGTGGGGCTTTGAGGTCGTTTTGGTAGAGGATTTTATGGAAGTGTTGAGCTTATTTGTCCAGTCTGAGCCTCATTTGGTCCTCATGGACATTGGCCTGCCACTCTTTAATGGTTACCACTGGTGCCAGGAAATTCGTAAGATTTCCAAGGTGCCTATCATGTTTCTATCTTCGAGAGATCAGGCGATGGATATTGTCATGGCGATCAATATGGGAGCGGATGACTTTGTAACCAAGCCTTTTGACCAGCAGGTCCTCCTTGCCAAGGTTCAGGGCTTGTTGCGCCGTTCCTATGAATTTGGGCGAGATGAAAGTCTGCTGGAGTATGCGGGTGTGATCCTCAATACCAAGTCTATGGACCTGCACTATCAGGGTGAAGTCCTGAGCTTAACCAAGAATGAATTTCAAATTTTGCGGGTTTTGTTTGAACATGCAGGTAATATCGTGGCGCGTGATGACCTGATGCGGGAACTCTGGAACAGCGACTTTTTCATCGATGACAATACCCTATCTGTCAACGTTGCTCGTTTGCGCAAAAAGCTTGAGGAACAAGGGTTGGCGGGCTTTATTGAAACCAAGAAAGGGATAGGATACGGACTGAAACATGCTTGA
- a CDS encoding TetR/AcrR family transcriptional regulator, with product MNKYIYSFTKQRRLNHIGQKKSLKTAAYEVFSKKGYKATGISEIARQAGVAVGSFYNYYESKEAIFLDIYIDENNRVRQAMIDELDWEIDMIDLIGQLFSHSRTLVSSNKILAEWYNPAIADELHSYYSSEEGKVANPFHQFLVKTFTNRMQAEGYSPEKIQDILQVYNLFYYMDMHITEKDFPDIGKTVEILATNFIKGVLK from the coding sequence ATGAATAAATATATATATTCATTCACGAAACAAAGGAGGCTAAATCATATTGGACAAAAAAAATCTTTAAAGACAGCAGCCTATGAAGTTTTTTCAAAAAAAGGTTACAAGGCAACAGGAATTTCAGAAATTGCTAGGCAAGCTGGTGTTGCAGTTGGTTCTTTTTATAACTATTACGAGAGTAAAGAAGCCATTTTTCTAGACATCTATATAGATGAAAACAACCGTGTTCGCCAAGCTATGATCGACGAACTGGATTGGGAAATTGACATGATCGACCTCATTGGTCAACTATTTTCTCATTCCAGAACTCTTGTTTCTTCCAATAAAATCCTTGCAGAATGGTACAATCCTGCCATCGCAGATGAGTTGCACAGCTACTATTCCTCGGAAGAAGGTAAAGTCGCAAATCCTTTTCATCAGTTTCTAGTTAAAACTTTTACAAATCGTATGCAGGCTGAAGGGTACTCGCCAGAAAAGATTCAAGATATTTTACAGGTTTATAATCTGTTTTACTATATGGATATGCATATCACGGAAAAAGATTTTCCAGATATTGGCAAAACTGTTGAAATACTTGCAACCAACTTCATTAAAGGAGTTCTAAAATAA
- a CDS encoding ferredoxin reductase, with protein sequence MKRGKKMFIIILSTLGVLGLITWGAIAYFGRSQTLSIKSIENPSGDLYLIHITKPSHQTWKAGAYAKFTLPGTSSTAKKYEAKGEQTSRWLTIASTPDEDEILILTHNSGSNFKNTLTHLPAGSEIEMSWLDSSLTVKDTNQPLVCFASDVGISALRPLIKEWSGKAPIILNHFDKGVTIFDNEMKELAQKTPNFTYKTSDELSQSQEFLKCAIDEYGNQASYLITGQPDDVNEMKNFLKENGIDSKNIQISSFRGLK encoded by the coding sequence ATGAAAAGAGGTAAAAAAATGTTTATTATCATTCTATCAACACTTGGAGTCTTAGGCCTTATAACTTGGGGTGCCATCGCTTATTTTGGACGAAGCCAGACATTATCGATAAAATCCATCGAAAACCCCAGCGGAGATTTGTATTTAATTCATATCACAAAGCCGAGCCATCAAACCTGGAAAGCGGGGGCTTATGCTAAGTTTACACTCCCTGGTACCTCGTCTACTGCTAAAAAATATGAAGCTAAGGGAGAGCAAACCAGTCGATGGTTAACCATTGCCTCCACACCTGATGAAGATGAAATTCTCATTTTGACTCATAATAGTGGTAGCAACTTTAAGAACACCTTGACACATTTACCAGCTGGCAGTGAGATTGAGATGAGTTGGCTGGATTCCTCTTTGACTGTTAAAGATACGAATCAGCCACTAGTTTGCTTTGCATCTGATGTTGGTATTTCTGCTCTACGCCCCCTTATCAAAGAATGGTCTGGTAAAGCTCCAATTATTCTCAACCATTTTGACAAAGGAGTTACTATTTTCGATAATGAGATGAAAGAACTGGCTCAAAAAACACCGAATTTTACTTATAAAACTAGCGATGAACTTTCTCAAAGTCAAGAATTTTTAAAATGTGCTATTGATGAATACGGCAATCAAGCCAGCTATCTCATCACAGGTCAGCCTGATGATGTAAATGAGATGAAGAATTTTTTAAAGGAAAATGGGATTGATAGCAAAAACATACAAATAAGCTCGTTTAGAGGTTTGAAATAA